One window of the Pan troglodytes isolate AG18354 chromosome 12, NHGRI_mPanTro3-v2.0_pri, whole genome shotgun sequence genome contains the following:
- the B3GNT2 gene encoding N-acetyllactosaminide beta-1,3-N-acetylglucosaminyltransferase 2, whose amino-acid sequence MSVGRRRIKLLGILMMANVFIYFIMEVSKSSSQEKNGKGEVIIPKEKFWKISTPPEAYWNREQEKLNRQYNPILSMLTNQTGEAGRLSNISHLNYCEPDLRVTSVVTGFNNLPDRFKDFLLYLRCRNYSLLIDQPDKCAKKPFLLLAIKSLTPHFARRQAIRESWGQESNAGNQTVVRVFLLGQTPPEDNHPDLSDMLKFESEKHQDILMWNYRDTFFNLSLKEVLFLRWVSTSCPDTEFVFKGDDDVFVNTHHILNYLNSLSKTKAKDLFIGDVIHNAGPHRDKKLKYYIPEVVYSGLYPPYAGGGGFLYSGHLAVRLYHITDQVHLYPIDDVYTGMCLQKLGLVPEKHKGFRTFDIEEKNKNNICSYVDLMLVHSRKPQEMIDIWSQLQSAHLKC is encoded by the coding sequence TGATGGcaaatgtcttcatttattttattatggaagTCTCCAAAAGCAGTagccaagaaaaaaatggaaaaggggaAGTAATAATACCCAAAGAGAAGTTCTGGAAGATATCTACCCCTCCCGAGGCATACTGGAACCGAGAGCAAGAGAAGCTGAACCGGCAGTACAACCCCATCCTGAGCATGCTGACCAACCAGACGGGGGAGGCGGGCAGGCTCTCCAATATAAGCCATCTGAACTACTGCGAACCTGACCTGAGGGTCACGTCGGTGGTTACGGGTTTTAACAACTTGCCGGACAGATTTAAAGACTTTCTGCTGTATTTGAGATGCCGCAATTATTCACTGCTTATAGATCAGCCGGATAAGTGTGCAAAGAAACCCTTCTTGTTGCTGGCGATTAAGTCCCTCACTCCACATTTTGCCAGAAGGCAAGCAATCCGGGAATCCTGGGGCCAAGAAAGCAACGCAGGGAACCAAACGGTGGTGCGAGTCTTCCTGCTGGGCCAGACACCCCCAGAGGACAACCACCCCGACCTTTCAGATATGCTGAAATTTGAGAGTGAGAAGCACCAAGACATTCTTATGTGGAACTACAGAGACACTTTCTTCAACTTGTCTCTGAAGGAAGTGCTGTTTCTCAGGTGGGTAAGTACTTCCTGCCCAGACACTGAGTTTGTTTTCAAGGGCGATGACGATGTTTTTGTGAACACCCATCACATCCTAAATTACTTGAATAGTTTATCCAAGACCAAAGCCAAAGATCTCTTCATAGGTGATGTGATCCACAATGCTGGACCTCATCGGGATAAGAAGCTGAAGTACTACATCCCAGAAGTTGTTtactctggcctctacccaccctATGCAGGGGGAGGGGGGTTCCTCTACTCCGGCCACCTGGCCGTGAGGCTGTACCATATCACTGACCAGGTCCATCTCTACCCCATTGATGACGTTTATACTGGAATGTGCCTTCAGAAACTCGGCCTCGTTCCAGAGAAACACAAAGGCTTCAGGACATTTGATAtcgaggagaaaaacaaaaataacatctGCTCCTATGTAGATCTGATGTTAGTACATAGTAGAAAACCTCAAGAGATGATTGATATTTGGTCTCAGTTGCAGAGTGCtcatttaaaatgctaa